One genomic window of Cloacibacillus sp. An23 includes the following:
- the ruvB gene encoding Holliday junction branch migration DNA helicase RuvB, which translates to MEDNDRSHKLIETMRREKEDEIYTLRPQALNDFIGQSALKDKLTIFMTASLQREEPLDHTLFYGPPGLGKTTLAGIIAKEMKGNLRVTTGPALERAGDLAAILSNIQPNDVLFIDEIHRMSANIEEILYPAMEDFSLSIVVGKGPLARSIRLALPKFTLIGATTRLGLLTSPLRARFGIVEQLHLYSAEELTAIVKRGAGVLGVKILDDAAEEIGLRSRGTPRVALRLLRRVRDVAEVKRVPQVERDLARYALDMLGVDPEGLDDGDRKFLRALIELFDGGPVGLSTLAAALNEDAQTIEDIYEPYLIQKGLLERTPRGRRATRNTWDYLGIPVSQHFMQYQQNQQSLFTPEDEQ; encoded by the coding sequence ATGGAAGACAACGACCGTTCTCACAAACTTATAGAAACGATGCGCCGCGAGAAAGAGGATGAGATTTACACTCTCCGCCCGCAGGCGCTTAACGACTTCATCGGGCAGAGCGCGCTCAAGGACAAGCTGACTATCTTCATGACGGCCTCGCTTCAGCGCGAGGAGCCGCTGGACCACACTTTATTCTACGGCCCTCCGGGCCTCGGCAAGACGACGCTCGCCGGGATAATAGCGAAGGAAATGAAGGGCAACCTGCGCGTTACCACTGGTCCGGCGCTCGAACGCGCGGGAGACCTCGCCGCGATATTGTCGAACATCCAGCCGAACGACGTGCTTTTCATCGACGAGATACACAGGATGTCGGCGAACATCGAAGAGATACTGTATCCCGCGATGGAGGATTTCTCGCTCTCGATAGTGGTAGGCAAGGGGCCGCTCGCGCGCAGCATCCGCCTCGCGCTTCCAAAATTTACCCTGATAGGCGCGACGACTCGCCTCGGCCTGCTGACCTCGCCGCTGCGCGCGCGCTTCGGCATAGTGGAGCAGCTTCACCTATATTCGGCCGAGGAGCTTACCGCGATAGTCAAGAGAGGCGCCGGCGTGCTCGGAGTGAAAATTCTCGACGACGCGGCGGAAGAGATAGGGCTGCGTTCGCGCGGGACGCCGCGCGTGGCTCTGCGCCTTCTGCGCCGCGTGCGCGACGTCGCGGAGGTCAAGCGCGTCCCACAGGTCGAACGCGACCTCGCGCGCTACGCGCTGGACATGCTCGGCGTAGACCCGGAAGGGCTCGACGACGGCGACCGCAAATTCCTTCGCGCGCTGATAGAGCTTTTCGACGGCGGCCCCGTCGGTCTTTCGACGCTCGCCGCGGCGCTCAACGAAGACGCGCAGACGATAGAGGATATTTACGAGCCGTACCTGATACAGAAGGGGCTGCTCGAACGCACGCCGCGCGGAAGGCGCGCGACGCGCAACACATGGGACTATCTCGGCATCCCGGTCTCGCAGCACTTCATGCAGTATCAGCAGAACCAGCAGAGCCTCTTCACGCCGGAGGACGAGCAATGA
- a CDS encoding DUF2905 domain-containing protein, with protein sequence MNQLGKMLICMGLLLAAVGVVLVLAGKLNIPFGKLPGDITYQKKNLTVFAPFGTMLVVSLVLSIIFNIFSRWK encoded by the coding sequence ATGAACCAGCTCGGAAAAATGCTCATCTGCATGGGGCTGCTGCTCGCGGCGGTAGGCGTCGTGCTCGTCCTAGCGGGCAAGCTCAACATCCCGTTCGGCAAGCTGCCGGGCGACATCACGTACCAGAAAAAGAATCTTACGGTCTTCGCGCCGTTCGGGACGATGCTCGTAGTCAGCCTCGTACTCTCGATAATCTTCAATATCTTCTCCAGGTGGAAATAA
- a CDS encoding SpoIID/LytB domain-containing protein has translation MKKIILAAAVISVFLWGAQASAREITVLLKQGVSQGTIGGSGVVLTDAGGMYTKPFNGTFKISYANGAMKAGKVTYKLPVTMKSSSGVVVDGVKYKGSLVIERNSNKLNIVNKVDIEEYLKGVLKSEMHPTWPKEALKAQAVLARTYTLASKKHGGYDICNTTHCQVYGGVADESSNIVQAVNETKGQILTYGGAPAQIFFFSDSGGMTTGSETVWGSAIPYLTPKADPVSNDSPNKTWQTTLTMAQIGQKLNAAGTGVGTLKSLRPHKRDKSGRIEQIELKGSAGTKIISGNKFRTAVGATVVKSTLFEFNRRSGYSVKSSPASKPAVNLVQIPKQNASSAQAAQIAGMPECDADKLYWMAQNGVFTMRELLAMIGDDSKYPQYVAEGLARMAKMKNPPVKAEKPKPAQPAPSQAAAEVSASPLSMEGTSSGTVVMYGRGYGHGVGFPQWTAKALAEAGWDYRRMLEYYFQGTKLETR, from the coding sequence ATGAAAAAAATTATCTTAGCAGCGGCGGTCATATCCGTCTTTCTATGGGGCGCTCAGGCGTCGGCGCGGGAAATAACCGTGCTTCTCAAGCAGGGCGTCTCTCAGGGCACGATCGGCGGCTCCGGCGTGGTGCTCACCGACGCCGGAGGAATGTACACGAAGCCGTTCAACGGTACGTTCAAGATAAGCTATGCAAACGGCGCGATGAAGGCCGGGAAGGTCACATATAAACTGCCCGTGACGATGAAAAGCAGTTCCGGCGTCGTCGTTGACGGAGTTAAGTACAAGGGCTCTCTGGTCATCGAACGCAATTCCAACAAGCTCAACATAGTCAACAAGGTGGACATAGAGGAATATCTGAAGGGCGTCCTAAAGTCGGAAATGCACCCTACGTGGCCTAAAGAGGCGCTCAAGGCGCAGGCCGTGCTCGCGCGTACATACACTCTGGCCTCCAAGAAACACGGCGGCTACGACATCTGCAATACGACGCACTGCCAGGTCTACGGAGGCGTGGCGGACGAGTCCTCGAACATCGTGCAGGCCGTAAACGAGACGAAAGGGCAGATACTTACCTACGGAGGCGCTCCGGCGCAGATTTTCTTCTTCAGCGACAGCGGCGGCATGACGACGGGCTCGGAAACCGTATGGGGCTCGGCTATACCGTATCTTACCCCGAAGGCCGACCCCGTGTCGAACGACAGCCCGAACAAAACGTGGCAGACCACTCTCACGATGGCCCAGATCGGCCAGAAGCTCAACGCGGCTGGAACCGGAGTCGGGACGCTAAAATCGCTGCGCCCGCATAAGCGCGATAAGAGCGGCAGGATAGAGCAGATCGAGCTCAAAGGGAGCGCCGGAACGAAGATAATCAGCGGCAACAAATTCCGCACCGCCGTCGGAGCGACCGTCGTAAAGAGCACGCTCTTTGAATTCAACCGCCGCAGCGGCTACAGCGTGAAGTCATCTCCGGCCTCGAAGCCCGCCGTCAACCTCGTCCAGATACCGAAGCAGAACGCCTCGTCCGCGCAGGCGGCTCAAATCGCGGGAATGCCCGAGTGCGACGCCGACAAGCTCTACTGGATGGCGCAGAACGGCGTATTCACGATGAGGGAGCTGCTTGCTATGATAGGCGACGACAGCAAATATCCTCAGTACGTCGCGGAAGGCCTCGCACGCATGGCGAAGATGAAAAACCCGCCGGTGAAGGCAGAGAAGCCCAAACCTGCGCAGCCGGCTCCGTCTCAAGCCGCCGCAGAGGTTTCCGCGTCTCCGCTCTCGATGGAGGGGACTTCATCCGGCACTGTGGTAATGTACGGGCGCGGATACGGTCACGGAGTAGGCTTCCCGCAGTGGACCGCAAAGGCCCTTGCCGAGGCCGGGTGGGATTACAGGCGGATGCTCGAATATTACTTCCAGGGCACGAAGCTGGAAACGCGCTGA
- the queA gene encoding tRNA preQ1(34) S-adenosylmethionine ribosyltransferase-isomerase QueA, which yields MERDLTKTAAYDYELPKELIAQDPAEPRDSSRLMVVHRDCGATEDRIFRDVTEYLDDGDLLVLNDTRVLPARVKGVKKSGEHGAHVEIFFLNPGGAPNEWTALVRPGRKLPEGTKVALDAETEVVVGARLEDGLRTLIFDEKADPLAIIHKFGKTPLPHYITETHAEPERYQTVYAKAEKENSVAAPTAGLHFTPELLNKLEDKGVPHVFVTLRVGLGTFRPVKAENIADHIMHEEFCEIPRETADAINAAKARGGRVVAVGTTVVRTLESFAMRYGKVVPGALDTRLFISPGFEFRVIDALITNFHLPMSTLLMLVSAFGGYDTMMNAYNEAVRKRYRFFSFGDSMLIE from the coding sequence ATGGAACGCGACCTGACTAAAACGGCGGCCTACGACTACGAGCTGCCGAAGGAGCTGATAGCGCAGGATCCTGCCGAGCCGCGCGACTCGTCCCGGCTCATGGTCGTCCACAGGGACTGCGGCGCGACGGAGGACAGAATATTCCGAGACGTCACGGAATATCTCGACGACGGCGACCTGCTCGTCCTCAACGACACGCGCGTGCTTCCGGCGCGCGTCAAGGGCGTCAAGAAAAGCGGAGAACACGGCGCGCACGTCGAAATATTCTTTCTCAACCCCGGCGGAGCTCCGAACGAATGGACGGCGCTCGTGCGCCCGGGGCGCAAACTGCCCGAGGGGACTAAGGTCGCGCTCGACGCCGAGACGGAAGTGGTCGTAGGCGCGCGCCTCGAGGACGGCCTTAGGACGCTTATTTTCGACGAAAAAGCTGACCCGCTCGCGATAATACATAAGTTCGGCAAGACGCCGCTTCCGCATTACATCACAGAGACGCACGCCGAGCCTGAACGCTACCAGACCGTCTACGCGAAAGCCGAGAAGGAGAACTCTGTCGCCGCGCCGACGGCGGGGCTGCACTTTACGCCGGAGCTTCTCAACAAGCTTGAGGATAAGGGCGTGCCGCATGTATTCGTCACGCTTCGCGTCGGCCTGGGCACCTTCCGCCCCGTGAAGGCCGAGAATATCGCCGACCACATAATGCACGAAGAGTTCTGCGAAATACCCCGGGAGACCGCCGATGCCATAAACGCGGCGAAGGCGCGCGGCGGGCGCGTCGTCGCCGTCGGCACCACCGTAGTGCGCACGCTTGAATCATTCGCGATGCGTTACGGCAAAGTCGTCCCCGGCGCGCTCGACACGCGGCTTTTCATAAGCCCGGGCTTCGAGTTCAGGGTCATAGACGCGCTGATAACCAACTTCCATCTGCCGATGAGCACGCTGCTTATGCTCGTCTCGGCCTTCGGCGGATACGATACGATGATGAACGCCTACAACGAGGCGGTGCGCAAACGCTACCGTTTCTTCTCGTTCGGCGACTCTATGCTTATAGAATAG
- a CDS encoding glutaredoxin has product MTVKMFGTKNCPDVRAALETIAEKGLPVEFVNIDESTANLKLFLRLRDKAPEFDEIKKKGSIGVPCFVDGSRIFFDINEL; this is encoded by the coding sequence ATGACGGTGAAAATGTTCGGAACGAAAAATTGTCCTGACGTGCGCGCGGCGCTCGAAACTATAGCGGAGAAGGGGCTTCCCGTCGAGTTCGTCAATATCGACGAAAGCACGGCTAACCTTAAGCTTTTTCTGCGGCTGCGCGACAAGGCTCCGGAATTTGACGAAATAAAGAAAAAAGGCTCTATAGGCGTGCCGTGTTTCGTGGACGGTTCACGGATATTCTTCGACATCAACGAGCTGTAA
- a CDS encoding LysR family transcriptional regulator → MLLRQLKYFAAVVERGSFTEAAADCYISQSAVSQQIKALENELGVRLLERRNRGFSLTPAGELFYGRGKKLLREAEELCRDTVAASLGGARRLRVGYLKCFGGDELRLAVAEFSEKYPETSIETIGGSHEELYDLLRFGGADVAMSDQRRAFSDEYVNFHLSYCFCCAEFSGRSELASHAEYVDAEALSKIPCILVASKEQRDNEADFYQNTLGIGSSFIFAESIDEGRMTAAGNAGFLLVEYGERRPARDASLLRLPIYSGGSPLRRNYCAFWRKSAEKPESAEFAEILYEIFKSR, encoded by the coding sequence ATGCTTTTGAGACAGCTTAAATATTTCGCCGCGGTCGTCGAGCGCGGCAGCTTCACCGAAGCGGCGGCTGACTGCTATATTTCGCAGTCGGCCGTGTCGCAGCAGATAAAGGCTCTTGAAAACGAGCTGGGCGTGAGGCTGCTCGAGCGCAGGAACCGCGGCTTTTCTCTTACTCCGGCTGGAGAGCTCTTCTACGGGCGCGGGAAAAAACTGCTGCGCGAGGCGGAAGAGCTGTGCCGCGACACGGTGGCCGCTTCGCTCGGAGGAGCGCGCAGGCTCCGCGTCGGCTACCTCAAATGCTTCGGAGGCGACGAGCTGCGGCTCGCCGTGGCCGAATTCTCCGAGAAATACCCCGAAACGTCGATAGAAACTATAGGCGGCAGCCATGAGGAGCTGTACGACCTTCTGCGCTTCGGCGGCGCGGACGTCGCCATGAGCGACCAGCGCCGCGCCTTTTCGGACGAATATGTGAACTTCCATCTGTCGTACTGTTTCTGCTGCGCGGAGTTCTCCGGGCGCAGCGAGCTGGCCTCCCACGCGGAGTACGTCGATGCGGAGGCGCTGTCGAAAATCCCCTGCATACTCGTCGCGTCGAAGGAGCAGCGCGACAACGAAGCCGATTTTTATCAGAACACGCTCGGCATCGGCAGCAGCTTCATATTTGCCGAGAGCATCGACGAGGGGCGCATGACGGCGGCCGGGAACGCCGGCTTTCTGCTCGTCGAATACGGCGAACGCCGTCCGGCGCGGGACGCATCTCTGCTGCGCCTTCCCATATATTCCGGCGGCTCGCCGCTGCGCCGAAACTACTGCGCCTTCTGGCGCAAAAGCGCGGAAAAGCCGGAGTCGGCGGAATTTGCGGAAATCCTTTACGAAATATTCAAAAGCCGCTGA